CAGCCGTTCGGAGCGGGCGTACTGCTGGGTGAGCCACTCGGGGTCGTTGTAGGAGTCGCCCCCGTGGGGGTCAGCCTTCAGCGCAGCGGACTGCATGCCGACGAGCTGGAAGACCTCGGGGTTGCGGAAGGCCAGCCAGGCCGAGACCAAAGCGCCGAGCGACGCCCCCCAAAGCCCTCGTTCAGGGGTCGGGCCGTACTGGCGCTCCACCTCGGGGAGGACCTCCTCGAGGAGGAAGGCCTCGTAGGTGGGGTTGAACCAGTACTCCTTGCTGCGGTCCTTGGGCTCAACGAACACGATGCGCGCGGGCCGGGCTTCGCCCCGCTCGAGGAGCGCTTCGGCGACCTCGTGCAGCCGCGCGGTGCGGTAGTAGGCCACCCCGTCCTGGACGAAGAGCGTGACCTCCGGGGGCTCCGGGGGCTCGTACACGTAGTAGCGCCGGTCGGTGCCGAAGGCCTTCGAGGCGAGCTTGTAGCGGTGCACCTTGCCGCGCCGGAGGGTGGGACGGGGCGGTTCGGTGAAGGCGTGCCCGGGGAGGGTGACGGCGCGGGGGTAGCTCCACCACGGGTTCTGCGCCTCGTTGGGGTTGTCCGGGTCGGGGAAGGGCTTGCGGTGCGCGTCCATGAAGGCGTACTCCACGTACGCGCCTTCCGGGAACTCCAGCGTGACGGGGCCGGACAGGGGGATCGGGCGCTTGTTCCAATCGGTGAAATCCCCGATCAGGTAGGCCGCGCCCTCGGGAGGGACGAAGGTTACGTGGCGTCCTGACACCTCAACCATACCCCTTTAGTCTAAAGCGCTGCTTGCTAAGATGAGCCTTATAGGAGGTGCTTATGAGCTTGAAGGCGGGAGATCCGCTACCGAACGCTACCGTGCTGAGCGCGAACCTCGAGCCCGTGAACCTCCGGACGTACGCCGCGGGCAAGCCGCGGGTGATCCTCTTCTTCCCCGCGGTCTTCACCCGCGTGTGCGAGAAGGAGCTCTGCACCTTCCGGGATGATCTCGCCCGGTACAACCAGCTGGGGGCCGAGGTCCTGGGCATCAGCGTGGACCTGCCGTTTAGCCAGCAGGTCTTCGCGAAGCAGTACGGGATCCCCTTCCCCCTGTTCTCGGACTTCAACAAGGAAGCGATCCGGGCCTTCGGCGTGGTCCTCCCGGACCTCAAGGGCCTCCGCGAGCTCGCGCAGCGCGCTGTGTTCGTCGCGGACGGCGAGGGCGTGGTGCGTTGGGCGTGGGTGGCGGAGCACCCGGGCCTCGAGCCTCCCTACGCCGAGGTCGAGCGGGCGGTGCGGGCCCTGGAGTCCGCCGGGATGCAGGAGGCCTAGGATGCGGGCCATCCTTATGAACGCCCGCGGTGGGCGCGAGGTGCTGCAGTACGGGGAGGTGCCCACGCCCGAGCCCGGCCCGGGTGAGGTGCGGGTGCGGGTCAAGGCCGTCGCGCTGAACCACCTGGATGTCTGGGTGCGCCGGGGGGTGGCGAGCCCCAAACTGCCCCTGCCCCATATTCTGGGGTGCGATGTCGCGGGCGTGGTGGACGCCCTCGGCCCCGGCGTGACGGGCCTCGAGGTGGGGCTCGAAGTCGTGGTGAACCCGGGGGTGTCGTGCGGGCGGTGCGAGCGGTGCCTCTCGGGACAGGACAACCTCTGCGCGGACTACCAGATCCTCGGGGAGCACCGCTGGGGCGGGTACGCCGAGTACGTGGTGGTGCCGGCGGCGAACGTGCTTCCGAAGCCGGAAGGCCTAAGCTTCGTGGAGGCCGCGGCGGTCCCCCTTACCTTCCTCACCGCGTGGCAGATGGTGGTGGACAAACTCCAGGTGCGGCCCGGCGAGGACGTGCTGGTTATGGCTGCGGGCTCGGGGGTCTCGGTCGCGGCGCTGCAGATCGCGAAGCTCTACGGCGCGCGGGTCATCGCGACCGCCTCGAGCGAGGCCAAGCTCGAGCGGGCCCGGGCGTTGGGGGCGGACGCGGTGGTGAACTACTCGAGCCCCGAGTGGTACAAGGAGGTGCGGCGCCTTACGGGCGGTAAGGGCGTGGACGCGGTGGTGGACCACACCGGAGCGGAGTTCTGGCAGGGGGTCATCAAGGCCACCGCGAACGGGGGACGCATCGCGTTCGTGGGGGCGTCCTCGGGGTACGAGGCCGTCACGCCACTCGCGCACGTGTTTTACCGGCAGCTCACGATCTACGGCTCCACGATGGCCTCGAAGAGCCGGCTCTACCCCATCCTGCGCTTCGTGCGCGAGGGGAAGCTCAAGCCCGTGGTGGGGGCGGTGCTGCCGCTCGAGGCGGCCGCGGAGGGACACCGGCTCTTGGAGGAGCGGGCGGTGTTCGGGAAGGTCGTGCTAGAGGTGTAGCCCGCGCCAATTACCCATACCTCCTATAGGTAGGACATTTGCCCCTATAATCGGGGTGTACCTTATGGGTAGGAGGTAGGGTATGGAATGCAACGTGGGTACGACCGATCGCTTCGTCCGGCTGGTGCTGGGCGTCGTGCTGCTCCTCGCGGCCCTCACGGGCCAAGTCTCCGGCCCCGCCGGGACCGTGCTCGGCGTTATCGGCGCGGTCTTCGTCCTGACGGGAACGTTGCGCTTTTGCCCGCTCTACCGCCTTCTGGGCGTGCGCACCTGCCCCCCGCCCGAGGCCCGCTAACCGCCTGCGGCCCGGGGGGATACCCCCCGGGCTAGGCTAGAGACAGGAGGAGTTCCGCTTGTGGCTCTCGATGTACGCGAGGGCCTCCTCCACCGTGTAGACCCGCACCTTCCCCTTCGCCTCGGGATCCAGATCCACCAGGTACTGCCGCGCCCCCTGGTCCCACATCAACCGGAACAACACCTCCTTGTCCCGCCAATCCTTCGCCGCATACACCACAAGCCCCGCACCCACCTCGTACGGAATTAACGGGCGTACCTTCTCGCTGCCGGCCCGCGTGGTGAAGACCACCGCGAGCTTCCCTTCCGGACCCTGCAGGTACACCAGATCCAACGTGCCTTCCTTATCCGTACGTCCCAGGTAGTACAACGTCTGGTCCAGATGCTGCATACCCTGCATCATACCGCCCCTCCCCCCCTCCACCATCCACGCCCCTTCACTTTTGGGTGGCACACGGTATGATGAACGGGAGGGGTGAACGTGGAACGCATTGGATTATTTATTGACGGCTCGTACATATACTCCGCCGCGAAGCGCATGGGCTGGAACGTCGACCACCGCCGGGTGCTCGAGCACTTTCGCGGCGACCGCGCGCTATACAACGCGTTTTACTACGCGCCGATCACCGACCCTAACGACGAACGCCAGCTGAAATTCCTCGACGCGCTGGTCTTCATGGGGTACACGGTGCGCTCGCACGAGGTGCGGGGGGAGTCCCCCAACCTGGGAGTCTACCTGGTAACCGACCTCCTCCTCACCGCCCCCCGCTGGGAGGTGGCCCTGATCTCCAGCGGTGCCCGCGAGATCGCCCCGGCCGTCGAGGCGGTCCGCGCGATGGGCAAGGAGGTCCGGCTGCTCGGCCTGCCCGAACTCACCGACCTCGAGCTGCGCTCGAGCAGCGACCGCTTCATCGATATCCGCGAGTACCGGGAGGTGCTCGAGCGCCAGCCGGGCGGCCGCCGCGTCTACCCGGACGTCACCGCCGAGACGGAAAGCAGCACGGTGAACAACGTGCTGGACGCGCTCGAGGAAGAACTCTAGCGCGGCATCCAAGGCCGCGGGGCCTCCGGCGGACGCACCGGCCAACGTCCTGTTCGCACGTGCGCGAGCACCGCAGGGATCGCGGCTTCGGCTTGCGCGGCCCAGACCGCAGGGTAGTGGGGTTTGCGGGCCTCGAACTCCGCGCGGTCCCACACCCGGCACGCGTGATCCGCGCGGCAGCGCACGTCCAGATCCAAATCGTACTGCCAGATCCGCCCCGCCTCCAGGTTGGGCGGGGTTTGTACGTTCCAGTAGTATTCCAGAACCCGGCCCATAGCGTCCAGGTCCGGCCCTCCGGAGTACCAACGTCCAGGGAAGAAGGCTACGTAGGCCGTGTGATCGAGCCGGTACACCCGCCCCCGCGCCTCATGGTGGAACAGGCTCCCTACGGGCATGCGGGTGAGCACCCCTTCGGGGCGCACCTCGACCACCTCGGCCTCCCACCAGTAGTGCAAGGCCTCCTC
This region of Marinithermus hydrothermalis DSM 14884 genomic DNA includes:
- a CDS encoding redoxin domain-containing protein, encoding MSLKAGDPLPNATVLSANLEPVNLRTYAAGKPRVILFFPAVFTRVCEKELCTFRDDLARYNQLGAEVLGISVDLPFSQQVFAKQYGIPFPLFSDFNKEAIRAFGVVLPDLKGLRELAQRAVFVADGEGVVRWAWVAEHPGLEPPYAEVERAVRALESAGMQEA
- a CDS encoding NYN domain-containing protein, encoding MERIGLFIDGSYIYSAAKRMGWNVDHRRVLEHFRGDRALYNAFYYAPITDPNDERQLKFLDALVFMGYTVRSHEVRGESPNLGVYLVTDLLLTAPRWEVALISSGAREIAPAVEAVRAMGKEVRLLGLPELTDLELRSSSDRFIDIREYREVLERQPGGRRVYPDVTAETESSTVNNVLDALEEEL
- a CDS encoding YgaP family membrane protein, translating into MECNVGTTDRFVRLVLGVVLLLAALTGQVSGPAGTVLGVIGAVFVLTGTLRFCPLYRLLGVRTCPPPEAR
- a CDS encoding DUF402 domain-containing protein; translation: MRYRVGETVRVEFYKYPEEALHYWWEAEVVEVRPEGVLTRMPVGSLFHHEARGRVYRLDHTAYVAFFPGRWYSGGPDLDAMGRVLEYYWNVQTPPNLEAGRIWQYDLDLDVRCRADHACRVWDRAEFEARKPHYPAVWAAQAEAAIPAVLAHVRTGRWPVRPPEAPRPWMPR
- a CDS encoding zinc-binding dehydrogenase, whose amino-acid sequence is MRAILMNARGGREVLQYGEVPTPEPGPGEVRVRVKAVALNHLDVWVRRGVASPKLPLPHILGCDVAGVVDALGPGVTGLEVGLEVVVNPGVSCGRCERCLSGQDNLCADYQILGEHRWGGYAEYVVVPAANVLPKPEGLSFVEAAAVPLTFLTAWQMVVDKLQVRPGEDVLVMAAGSGVSVAALQIAKLYGARVIATASSEAKLERARALGADAVVNYSSPEWYKEVRRLTGGKGVDAVVDHTGAEFWQGVIKATANGGRIAFVGASSGYEAVTPLAHVFYRQLTIYGSTMASKSRLYPILRFVREGKLKPVVGAVLPLEAAAEGHRLLEERAVFGKVVLEV
- a CDS encoding alpha/beta hydrolase, producing MVEVSGRHVTFVPPEGAAYLIGDFTDWNKRPIPLSGPVTLEFPEGAYVEYAFMDAHRKPFPDPDNPNEAQNPWWSYPRAVTLPGHAFTEPPRPTLRRGKVHRYKLASKAFGTDRRYYVYEPPEPPEVTLFVQDGVAYYRTARLHEVAEALLERGEARPARIVFVEPKDRSKEYWFNPTYEAFLLEEVLPEVERQYGPTPERGLWGASLGALVSAWLAFRNPEVFQLVGMQSAALKADPHGGDSYNDPEWLTQQYARSERLPLRFYVETGVIEWLLGANRRFAGMLFDKAYPHAYHERPSGHNWVTWKQGLEPGLRYLLGPTR